A genomic region of Gossypium hirsutum isolate 1008001.06 chromosome D01, Gossypium_hirsutum_v2.1, whole genome shotgun sequence contains the following coding sequences:
- the LOC107921546 gene encoding uncharacterized protein produces MATTGYHNRSNSFPSRAHPLASKVDEHLSKLASSESASTSSSLNQKLGRLHDLHDCTEKLLLLPLTQQTLSHEQQGEYVDELLNGSLGLLDVFTTAKDVVLQRGATKGFANEVRKYLSSKKAAKRAILKTLKNLKHEESTALNETYATVSILREVQAVTLSMLESLFSFTFCLYKTPVRKILNTRTKLE; encoded by the exons ATGGCTACCACTGGTTACCACAATCGTTCCAATAGCTTTCCCTCTCGAGCCCACCCTCTTGCTTCCAAGGTTGATGAGCATTTGAGCAAATTGGCATCATCTGAGTCGGCATCTACATCGTCGTCCTTAAACCAAAAACTCGGTAGGCTTCACGATTTACATGATTGCACTGAGAAACTGCTTCTGCTACCCTTGACTCAACAAACCTTATCCCATGAGCAGCAAGGGGAATATGTCGATGAGCTGTTGAATGGATCTCTTGGGCTTTTAGATGTATTCACCACTGCCAAGGATGTCGTATTGCAA AGAGGTGCTACAAAAGGCTTTGCTAATGAGGTTAGAAAATACTTGAGCTCTAAGAAGGCAGCTAAAAGGGCAATCTTGAAGACCTTGAAGAATTTGAAGCACGAGGAAAGCACCGCTTTGAACGAGACCTATGCCACGGTTAGCATCTTAAGGGAGGTTCAAGCAGTCACTCTTAGCATGCTAGAGTCCTTGTTCTCCTTTACTTTTTGTTTGTACAAAACTCCAGTGAGAAAAATCTTGAACACACGAACGAAACTTGAATAG
- the LOC107921446 gene encoding uncharacterized protein — translation MAASPLNVQPSFHARSNSLPSRQHPITSQIDENLNRLRASQSASTSSSSTGHELTCLQDLYDYVDMLLQFPLTQQALAQDQQRKSVEQVLDASLVLLDVCGTGKDALLQIKECTQELQSVLRRRRGEVEGLGDEVRKYLTSKKEVRKAISKAFKNLKHMDNKLMSKDGETGAVISTLKQVVAATMGVLQSLLSFILGPEASSRWSLVSKLMHQKRVRCEEEEEKTNEIANAEAALRSFIKSGNVKHVENVQNELQNSDLCIQDLEEGLESFFRRLIKARVTVLNIVNC, via the coding sequence ATGGCTGCCTCTCCTTTGAATGTCCAACCTTCTTTCCATGCTCGCTCAAACAGCTTGCCTTCAAGGCAACACCCCATCACTTCACAAATTGATGAAAATCTGAACCGATTGAGGGCATCTCAATCGGCCTCTACATCTTCGTCATCCACAGGACATGAACTGACCTGTCTTCAAGATTTGTACGACTATGTGGATATGTTGCTTCAGTTTCCCCTCACTCAACAAGCTCTAGCTCAAGACCAGCAAAGGAAATCGGTTGAACAAGTTTTGGATGCATCTCTCGTGCTCCTGGATGTATGCGGAACCGGTAAAGATGCCTTGTTGCAAATCAAGGAATGCACTCAAGAACTCCAATCGGTTTTGCGCCGAAGACGAGGAGAAGTTGAAGGGCTTGGTGATGAGGTTAGAAAATACTTAACCTCCAAGAAGGAAGTGAGAAAGGCAATAAGCAAGGCCTTCAAGAACTTGAAGCATATGGACAATAAACTTATGAGCAAAGACGGTGAGACCGGAGCCGTGATTAGCACCTTAAAACAAGTAGTAGCAGCCACCATGGGCGTGTTACAATCCTTGTTGTCCTTTATTTTAGGGCCAGAGGCATCGAGCCGGTGGTCACTAGTTTCAAAGTTAATGCACCAGAAAAGAGTAAGGTgcgaggaagaagaagagaaaacaaaTGAAATCGCGAATGCTGAAGCCGCATTGCGTTCCTTCATTAAATCTGGAAACGTGAAGCATGTTGAGAATGTGCAAAATGAGCTCCAAAACTCAGACTTGTGCATCCAAGACCTTGAAGAAGGTCTTGAAAGCTTCTTCAGGCGTTTGATCAAAGCTAGAGTCACTGTTCTAAACATTGTCAACTGTTGA